Proteins encoded together in one Strongyloides ratti genome assembly S_ratti_ED321, scaffold srae_chrx_scaffold0000007 window:
- a CDS encoding Adenosine receptor: MSEEKLQFIYVTGELTLSIVISVSNLLVLWVFMRNKFIRTATNTYIFSLALTDFLAGSIGIPFTVYSVITKEPNSFTPCLAVHLILCILCTISTFHLLAMAIDKYITICSPLNAYTRFGKSSRKLRTFILIALAWIVGFLIGVLPLFEIFGFSSNLKKNFNKRNECSFLYVVDEKYLVYVIFFATIIFPSTIICYCYAAIYSRIRFDEAQVSCLLRASDRQKRIRNRKKIIRTLLILVATYAICWYPLYLINTADHFLTFYRPSLGATYFTVWLSHVCCAINPLIYAYGMPGFKQCLRCFVKNASQKRRTRLNTSIYQNEGQFSKVAFDVLANREESLHKKKSPILIDSLNGVRKYSIRI, from the exons ATGAGTGaagaaaaattacaatttatatatgttacTGGTGAATTGACATTATCCATAGTCATATCGGTATCAAATTTACTAGTATTATGGGTTTTTAtgagaaataaatttattagaaCTGCAacaaatacatatatattttcactAGCACTTACCGACTTTTTAGCCGGTTCTATTGGAATTCCTTTTACAGTTTATTCTGTAATTACAAAAGAACCAAATAGTTTTACACCTTGTTTAGCAgttcatttaatattatgtatACTTTGTACAATATCAACATTTCATTTATTAGCTATGgcaattgataaatatataacaatatgTTCTCCTTTAAATGCATATACACGATTTGGTAAATCATCAAGAAAATTAAgaacatttatattaatagcATTAGCATGGATTGTTGGATTTTTAATTGGAGTTTTAccattatttgaaatatttggTTTTTCATctaatcttaaaaaaaattttaataaaagaaatgaatGTAGTTTTTTGTATGTTGttgatgaaaaatatttagtttatgtaatattttttgctaCAATTATATTTCCTTCAACTATAATATGCTATTGTTATGCAGCAATTTATAGTAGAATACGATTTGATGAAGCTCAAGTATCTTGTTTATTAAGAGCATCAGATAGACAAAAAAGAATCAGAAAccgtaaaaaaattataagaacTTTGTTGATTCTTGTTGCAACATATGCTATATGTTGGTATCcactttatttaattaatactgcagatcattttttaacattttatcgACCATCATTAGGTGCAACATATTTTACTGTTTGGTTATCTCATGTTTGTTGTGCCATAAATCCACTCATTTATGCTTATGGTATGCCCGGTTTTAAACAATGTTTAAGatgttttgtaaaaaatgCTTCACAAAAAAGGAGAACTAGATTAAATACAAGTATTTATCAAAACGAAGGACAATTTAGTAAAGTAGCATTTGATGTATTGGCAAATAGAGAAGAAagtttacataaaaaaaaatcaccTATATTGATAGATAGTTTGAATGGAGTTCGCAAGTATTCGATTCG aatttaa
- a CDS encoding Saposin B domain and Saposin-like domain-containing protein — translation MKFIFSAILFACLVALSASLNADSKGLLCSVCKFFWGEVKKELPVVADAGDAELKQVVNKVCTKFTNSIPLLGQLCKTFGNDALEEIYQFILTEDGKINPSSICAHTKQC, via the exons atgaaatttattttctcaGCAATTTTATTTGCATGTCTAGTTGCCTTATCCGCGTCACTTAACGCTGATTCAAAAGGTTTATTGTGTTCAGTATGTAAATTCTTTTGGGGTGAAGTAAAAAAAGAACTTCCAGTTGTAGCTGATGCAGGTGATGCTGAATTAAAACAAGTTGTAAat aaagtTTGTACCAAATTTACAAACAGTATTCCATTATTAGGACAACTTTGTAAAACATTTGGAAATGATGCTCTTGAagaaatttatcaatttattcTTACTGAAGACGGAAAAATTAATCCAAGCTCTATTTGCGCTCACACAAAACAATGTTAA